A portion of the Bifidobacterium lemurum genome contains these proteins:
- a CDS encoding polyprenyl synthetase family protein, giving the protein MSLTETDRMSIEPRIAELVRERAGIPSPCGEDDVLAEDCARVMDEVVAQAVSSSEGGKRLRALLTLAAFDALDGDAGLRDAMVDLACGIEVFQTAALVHDDIIDDSDLRRGKPSAHRALERAVGSRSIGNGLGLMLGDILATASVDIVHQAVRGLPAGDDLVAAFLDMHREVEIGQVLDLAVETSPLDDPEKLAQASLNVFRWKTASYTTIAPLRFAMLAVGMPAEQARGRAMAIGLPLGLAFQLADDLLDVVGSSATTGKPVGGDIREGKRTVLLADALAAADDARRDELLAIFTCPQRDRTQVDRAIALFDETGAIKRSRERIAALWDQSRRAIDRLGLRDEAAARLLAACRDFIPESLR; this is encoded by the coding sequence ATGAGCCTTACCGAAACGGACCGTATGAGCATCGAGCCCCGCATCGCCGAACTGGTGCGCGAACGCGCCGGCATCCCATCCCCATGCGGAGAGGACGACGTGTTGGCGGAGGATTGCGCGCGGGTGATGGATGAGGTGGTCGCCCAGGCCGTATCCTCCAGCGAGGGCGGCAAACGCCTGCGCGCCCTGCTGACGCTCGCCGCCTTCGACGCGTTGGATGGGGACGCGGGGCTGCGCGACGCCATGGTCGATCTGGCGTGCGGCATCGAAGTGTTTCAGACCGCAGCGCTGGTGCATGACGACATCATCGACGATTCCGATCTGCGCCGCGGCAAGCCGTCCGCGCATCGGGCGCTTGAGCGGGCGGTGGGCAGCCGCAGCATCGGCAATGGGCTGGGACTGATGCTGGGCGATATCCTCGCCACGGCGAGCGTGGATATCGTGCATCAGGCCGTACGGGGGCTGCCCGCCGGAGACGATCTGGTCGCCGCTTTCCTCGACATGCATCGCGAGGTGGAAATCGGGCAGGTGCTGGATCTGGCCGTGGAGACCTCGCCGTTGGATGATCCGGAAAAGCTCGCCCAGGCCTCGCTGAACGTGTTCCGTTGGAAAACCGCCAGCTACACCACCATCGCGCCATTGCGCTTCGCCATGCTCGCCGTCGGCATGCCGGCCGAACAGGCGCGCGGGCGGGCGATGGCGATCGGACTGCCGCTGGGTCTGGCCTTCCAGCTTGCGGACGATCTGCTCGACGTCGTCGGCTCCAGCGCAACCACCGGAAAACCGGTCGGAGGGGACATCCGCGAGGGCAAGCGCACGGTGCTGCTGGCGGACGCGCTGGCCGCTGCGGACGATGCGCGACGCGACGAACTGCTCGCCATATTCACCTGCCCTCAACGCGATCGGACGCAGGTGGACCGAGCCATCGCCCTATTCGACGAGACCGGTGCGATCAAGAGGTCGCGCGAGCGCATCGCCGCGTTGTGGGACCAGTCGCGTCGGGCCATCGACCGACTCGGACTGCGCGACGAGGCGGCGGCCCGATTGCTCGCCGCATGCCGCGATTTCATCCCAGAATCGTTACGATGA
- a CDS encoding Stk1 family PASTA domain-containing Ser/Thr kinase — protein MTEAFEEPNGRTMPTIDGRYRVVRKIAEGGMATVFEAVDERLDRTVAVKVMHTQLAQGPHRDQFVERFRREAKSAAAIANPHIVQVYDTGEFNGLDYLVMEYVHGVNLRHEMNQQRTFSVRETLRVVSETLDGLASAHRAGVVHRDIKPENILLNSRGHVQITDFGLAKAASQATLSSTGMLLGTAAYLAPEMIENNQATPQGDLYSVGIMAWEMLSGDVPFHSDNPVTLVFKHVHEDVPSVATVCPGIAPAVAEFLAHLTARQVDRRPASAVEAADELRALTASLGLEDWQYRKTPDHGSPDSADKADDTTFTPIVSGSSLPPAPPAGATAQPTTAIDSAATRVVPLVQSDDAASALMRGDGSFGEQTQVLGGLGDAFTQTIMTEGGTSSDETEDLPKKKRSRKPLIIGLAVVLALAMLGSGGAWWYFLGPGSYWSVPQPTDVACEQDATDCSLTGAVWSDYESTLKVAGIPYETVEDYSDDIAEGSVITATVGGSTAYVGSHVSKRDNATLTVTVSQGVRTATIPEDILDPTSESGKAPLDALQAAGFTNITHDESQDVYSENLPEGTAVSVSPDPGTTLNHNDEVSVVLSKGPMPVSMPDILGRSQDEATTALSDLKLNANFTEEYSDTVEAGDVISASVDAGTQLHWGDTVDVVVSKGPEMVTIPDVRGQSTTEATQTLEALGLQVKVSAPLGDLTHTVRLQNPSPGEQVRLRDTDGNATVVTLTVV, from the coding sequence ATGACTGAAGCCTTCGAGGAACCCAACGGCCGGACCATGCCGACGATAGACGGCCGTTATCGCGTCGTCCGCAAAATCGCCGAAGGCGGCATGGCCACGGTGTTCGAGGCGGTGGACGAACGGCTTGACCGCACGGTGGCGGTCAAGGTGATGCATACCCAGCTCGCGCAGGGACCACACCGCGACCAGTTCGTGGAACGGTTCAGGCGCGAGGCCAAGTCGGCCGCCGCCATCGCGAATCCGCATATCGTGCAGGTGTACGACACCGGCGAGTTCAACGGCTTGGACTATCTGGTGATGGAATACGTGCATGGCGTGAACCTGCGCCATGAGATGAACCAGCAGCGAACCTTCTCGGTGCGCGAGACCTTGCGCGTGGTCTCCGAGACCTTGGATGGGCTCGCCTCCGCGCACCGCGCCGGCGTGGTGCACCGCGACATCAAACCGGAGAACATCCTGCTCAATTCCCGCGGCCATGTGCAGATCACCGATTTCGGTCTGGCGAAGGCCGCGTCGCAGGCCACGCTCTCATCCACCGGCATGCTGTTGGGCACGGCCGCGTATCTGGCGCCGGAGATGATCGAGAACAACCAGGCCACCCCGCAGGGCGACCTGTATTCGGTGGGCATCATGGCATGGGAGATGCTCAGCGGCGACGTACCGTTCCATTCCGACAATCCCGTGACGCTGGTATTCAAGCACGTGCATGAGGATGTGCCGTCCGTCGCCACCGTCTGCCCCGGCATCGCGCCCGCCGTGGCCGAGTTCCTCGCGCATCTGACCGCACGCCAGGTCGACCGGCGTCCGGCGAGCGCCGTCGAGGCCGCCGACGAGCTGCGCGCGCTCACCGCTTCGTTGGGCCTCGAGGATTGGCAGTACCGCAAAACCCCGGACCATGGTTCGCCCGATTCGGCGGACAAGGCCGACGACACCACGTTCACTCCAATCGTTTCCGGCTCGTCCTTGCCGCCCGCTCCCCCGGCCGGCGCGACCGCGCAGCCGACCACCGCCATCGATTCGGCGGCCACACGGGTCGTGCCGCTGGTCCAGTCGGACGATGCCGCATCCGCCCTTATGCGGGGCGACGGCTCCTTCGGCGAGCAGACCCAGGTATTGGGCGGATTGGGTGACGCGTTCACGCAGACCATCATGACCGAAGGCGGCACCTCTTCGGACGAGACGGAGGACCTCCCCAAGAAGAAGCGCTCCCGCAAACCGCTGATCATCGGTTTGGCGGTCGTTCTGGCGCTCGCGATGCTCGGTTCGGGCGGAGCATGGTGGTATTTCCTCGGTCCCGGCAGCTATTGGTCGGTGCCGCAGCCCACCGACGTCGCCTGCGAGCAGGACGCGACCGATTGCTCGCTGACGGGCGCCGTGTGGAGCGATTACGAAAGCACGCTGAAAGTGGCGGGCATCCCTTACGAAACCGTCGAGGATTACAGCGACGACATCGCCGAGGGTTCGGTGATCACGGCCACCGTGGGCGGTTCGACCGCGTATGTGGGCAGCCATGTGAGCAAACGCGACAATGCCACGCTGACCGTGACGGTCTCCCAAGGCGTGCGGACGGCCACCATTCCCGAGGATATCCTCGACCCGACCTCCGAATCGGGAAAGGCGCCTTTGGACGCGCTGCAGGCCGCGGGTTTCACCAATATCACGCATGACGAGTCGCAGGACGTGTATTCGGAGAATCTGCCCGAGGGCACGGCCGTAAGCGTCTCCCCCGACCCGGGCACCACGCTCAACCACAACGACGAGGTCTCCGTCGTGCTGTCGAAGGGTCCGATGCCGGTGAGCATGCCGGATATCCTCGGACGTTCCCAGGATGAGGCGACGACCGCGTTAAGCGATCTGAAGCTGAACGCCAACTTCACCGAGGAGTACAGCGACACCGTGGAAGCGGGCGATGTGATCTCCGCATCCGTCGACGCCGGCACCCAACTGCATTGGGGAGACACGGTCGACGTGGTCGTCTCCAAGGGCCCCGAGATGGTGACGATCCCCGACGTGCGCGGTCAAAGCACCACCGAGGCGACGCAGACGTTGGAGGCGTTGGGCCTGCAGGTGAAGGTCTCCGCACCCTTGGGCGATCTGACGCATACGGTGCGTCTGCAGAACCCGTCCCCCGGAGAGCAGGTGCGTCTGCGCGACACGGATGGCAACGCCACCGTCGTCACCCTCACCGTGGTCTGA
- a CDS encoding lysophospholipid acyltransferase family protein — MLYWFFVKSLGWLARRRLGPTVTGLENIPRTGGAIIAANHLAVIDDALLPITSPRMIHFMGKAEYFEGKGLKGRFKKWWFTSVGVFPVDRSGGNKSLGALTHAREIIEDGHLFGIHIEGTRSPDGRLYKGHTGAARLAFETGCAIVPTAIIGSRELQEPGTVIPKKGRTQVIYGKPIDVPKKPSDEITHEDLRALTDRVTAEIQKMSGQEYVDEYAQTVKKRLKEQSAA; from the coding sequence ATGTTGTATTGGTTCTTCGTCAAATCACTGGGATGGCTCGCGCGTCGCCGTCTCGGTCCCACGGTCACCGGTCTGGAGAACATCCCGCGCACCGGTGGGGCGATCATCGCCGCGAACCATCTGGCCGTGATCGACGACGCCCTGCTGCCCATCACCTCGCCGCGCATGATCCATTTCATGGGCAAGGCGGAGTATTTCGAAGGCAAGGGCTTGAAAGGCCGCTTCAAGAAGTGGTGGTTCACCTCCGTGGGCGTGTTCCCCGTGGACCGTTCCGGCGGCAATAAGTCGTTGGGCGCGCTGACCCATGCGCGCGAGATCATCGAGGACGGACACCTGTTCGGCATCCATATCGAAGGAACCCGCAGCCCCGACGGCCGCCTGTACAAAGGGCACACCGGAGCCGCGCGCCTCGCCTTCGAAACCGGCTGCGCGATCGTGCCCACCGCGATCATCGGCTCGCGCGAACTGCAGGAGCCCGGCACGGTGATTCCGAAAAAGGGCAGAACCCAAGTGATCTACGGCAAGCCCATCGACGTGCCGAAAAAGCCCTCCGACGAGATCACCCACGAGGATCTGCGCGCGCTCACCGACCGGGTGACCGCGGAGATCCAGAAAATGAGCGGTCAGGAGTATGTGGACGAGTACGCCCAAACCGTCAAGAAGCGTCTGAAGGAGCAGTCCGCGGCCTGA